The genomic DNA TAATGACAGAGAAAATATATAAGGTATTTAAGAGAGTTGGACATGAATTGAAAAGCGGAAGCACATTTGGCGGTCATACGGTTTCGTGTGCAGCAGCCTTGGCTAATATAGATATAATTGAAAAAGAGAATCTCGTAGCAAAAGCTGTCAAAATGGGGAAATATTTAAAGGGAGAACTGGAGAAATTGTATAAGTATCCTATTGTAGGCGATGTTTGCGGAATAGGAATGCTTCTAGCGGTAAAGCTGGTATCTGATAGAAAGACAAAAAAACCTCTGGACCAAAAACTCAAAGTAGGTAAATGGATAAGGGAACGCTGCTGGCAGCTTGGAATGATACTTCGCAACAACGGAGATATTATTGTAATTGCCCCACCTCTTATTCTATCTAAGGATGAAGCAGATGAGATGCTTAAAAAGATGGAGCAGGCAATCTCTGATGCAATGAAACACTTTGGCTTATGAGTACAGGTTCGCCGACGCAGGCAATGCTTAATATGGAGATTCGAAAATCTCAGATCGCTTTAAAAAAGGAATAAATATGGTAAATTTGGAAAACAAGATTGCGATTGTTACTGGAGCAGCACGTGGAATTGGACGCGGATGTGCACTGGAAATGGCAAAAGCTGGCGCAGATATTGTTGTGACGGACTGTGCATATCCAGAAGAATCACAAGAAGTAGCAGAGCTTGTTCAAAAGATAGGGCGCAAAGCAATTGTTGTCCCACTGGATGTTGCAGATAGGCAGGAAGTTAAGGATATGGTGCAAGCAGTGCGAGAAAAATTTGGCAAGATTAACATTCTTGTCAATAATGCTGCAGCAAGTGTTCACAAGCCGTTTTTGGAGATATCTGTTGAAGATATGGCGCACGTCTTGAATGTCAGTCTCTGGGGTGTGTTCCATTGCAGTCAGCTGATTGCATCTGTCATGGTCGAACAGGGTCAGGGTGGAAAAATTATTATTATTAGTTCACTTCATGCTTCCATCCCGAAAATAAACTCATTGGCTTACAATACGGCGAAAGCCGCCATCAATCAGATGGGCTATACAATGGCAGCGGAACTAGCACAATACCATATCAACGTTAATGTAATCGAACCAGGATCTACGGACACGCCGGGAGAACGCGCATTCTATACAGAGGAAGAGATAAAAAAAGAGGGGGAAGAGTTACCATGGGGACGATTAGCTACAATCGAAGACATCGGCAAAGCTACGGCTTTTCTCGCTTCTGACGCCGCCGATTACATCACTGGTGCATGTCTGCGTGTAGACGGAGGATTTTGGTTGCCATGGAGGTGAAAAAATCAAAAGCTACTATTACTAGGAGACCCACAATATAAGCAAATGTTAGAGTAATGAATAAAACAAGGGAGGGTTGTAAAATGTTAAGCATAACAAAAAAAGAAGAACTCAGGGACAAGGTGTGTAGCATGCTCAGTAATGTAGGTATGAAAGTTGATTGCGAAGAAATGAAAAAGATTTTGCTTGGTAATGGGTGTTCTGAAGCTCCAAACAGCCGCCTAAAAATTCCAGAAGAATTAATTAAAGAGTTTTCCACTTCTCAAGAAAAAAAATCAGATAAAGAGGATGAAAAAGAATTCCTTGAAATGACTCTGGAGTTTGGTGCTGCATATACCAAGTTTCTTCTTTGGAGTGGTAGAAAAGATGTGGTGAAAAAGAAATTAGAATCAGAATTTATAACAAATATTTTTGATGATGGTCCAACCAAGCTTTATGATTACAAGGAACATAAAGAGGTTCCAGTAAATACAGAGATATTGACTAATATGATGAAGTTAGCCCATGCAATTCCTGAAGTAGGATATGTTCCAGCCTGGTACCGTCAGGATGTGCCTCAGGAAACAGAAAGAATATCATCATTGATCGAAGCCTTAAAACTTACGGATAAAGTAGGAGGAGTTGAGTCAATTTCTATTGGACAGGTAAAGTATCTGATAGAAATTGGTGATATTATGGGAGAAAATCCAAAAGGATGTCCATATCTTCACGGCTCACAGTGTATGACTTCTCCTTTAATGCTTGAGGCAAGATCTGCAGATGAAATGATTGAGAGAAAAAATAGAGGGGTGGGAAGATATTATGTTGCTTCCATGATAACTCTTGGGGTTTCTACACCAGTGTCGCTATCAGATTCAATCATTTTGGGAGCAGCTGAAATTCTTGGGGGAATGATAGCTGCATATTGTTTAGATCCTGAGGCAGAAATTACAGGCAGAATGATTACATCTGTCCTTGATATGAAAACTGCAAATGCAACCATGTGCAGACCAGAAGGAGCCATTGTGAATGCAGGTGTTAGGGAATTATTTGATGATTTCTTTGGCTCTCAGATAAGAACAACCCCGGATTACATGACTACTGCAAAGGTTCCCGGACTTCAGGCAGTATACGAAAACTTTTTTTCTGGAAGTGCTTTTAGTAAAGTTATGAACTTGAATGAGGCTTTTTATCCTGGCGTTGGAGTATTAAACATTGCAGGAGCAGGGTCTCCAACACAGGCAATTATGGATATTGAAATAAAAAAATCTCAATATTTTCTTAGAAAGCAATGTGAGATTAATGATAGTTCTATGGATTTTAAGGAATTCTGTGAGGGCATATCTAATGGTAAGGAGTTTCTAAACAGCGATTATACGCTAAACCACTTTAGAGACATATGGTCTCCTTCCATATTTATAAGCGGGAATGCAGAATCAGGAGATGAAAAGAGTATTCTTGATAGATGTGATGAAGTATGGAGAGGTCATCTTAAAAATTACAAATCTCGAGAATTACCCGAGGAGAAAAGAAAGGCATTGGATGATCTATTAGCTAGAGCAGAAAAAGAATTATTGCGGAAGGAGGAATAATATAATGGACGGGGAAAAATTAACTAAACTACTTGATTTAATGTACAGGATACGTTTCTTTGAAGAGAGAACAATGGTGCTTTTTCGGGAGGGTTTAATAGTCGGTGCTCTTCACCATTATATAGGTGAGGAAGCAATCGCTGCAGGAGCTTGTGCTGCAGCGGAAAAACACGATTATGTTGTAAGCACTCATCGTGGACATGGACACTGCATTGCCAAAGGAGCTGACTTGAAGCGTATGATGGCTGAGCTCATGGGCAGGGAAACAGGCTACAGCAGAGCACGAGGCGGGTCCATGCATATCTTCAGCGTAGAGGAAGGATTGTTGGGAGGAAACGGCATTGTAGGTGGTGGTCTTCCTATAGCTCTTGGTTCTGCACTTTCAGGTCAATACAGAGAATCAGGACAGGTGACTCTCTGTTTCTTTGCTGAGGGAGCAGGTGCGCGAGGAACATTTCATGAATCCTTGAACCTGGCTGCCTTGTGGAAGCTTCCTGTTGTATATATATGCGAAAATAATCTCTGGGCAGCTACTACCTATATAAATTACAGCTTACCAATAGAGAATATCGGAGACAGAGCTTCCGCTTATGGAATACCTGGGAAGGTAATAGATGGAAACGATGTAGAGGAAGTTTATAAGACTGTGGATGAGGCGATAAAGAGAGCAAGAGAAGGCAATGGTCCTACTTTAATAGAGTGTAAGACATACAGGCATTATCCGCACTGTATGGTGATACCTGATACAAGGCCGCAGGATGAGGTTATGGAGTGGAAAAAGAAAGATCCTATTCCGCGTTTTGAGAAAAGGCTTCTGGAAGAAAAAGTAATAACAAAGACTGAAATGGGAAAGATTAAGAAAAAAGTCAAGAACATGCTGGATGAGGCAGAAGAATTTGCAAGAAAGAGTCCTCTGCCAGCTGTAGAGACAGTTGAAGAAGGACTGTGGGCATAAAAGGAGGTATTTGTAATATGAGAGAATTAACATATCTTGGTGCTTTAAATGAAGCTTTAAGAGAGGAAATGGAAAGAGATGAGAATGTTTTCCTCATAGGGGAAGATATAGGTTCGTTTGGTGGCGTTTTTGGAGTGGAAAAAGGACTCTGGGAAAAGTTTGGTGAAAAAAGAGTAAGGCAAACTCCCATATCAGAGGATGCAATAGTGGGAACTGCGGTTGGTGCTGCAATGACAGGGCTGAGACCTGTAGCAGAAATAATGTACATAGATTTTATAACATGCTGTATGGATCAGGTAGTAAATCAGGCGGCAAAACTCCGTTATATGTCAGGCGGTAAGATAAAAATGCCTTTGGTTATACGAGCGCAGGGTGGAAGTGGTACTGCAGAAGCAGCGCAGCATTCACAAAGTCTGGAAGCGTGGTTTGTGCATACTCCAGGGCTTAAAGTAGTAATGCCTGCTACAGTATATGATGCAAAAGGACTTCTAAAAACAGCAATCAGGGATGATAATCCAGTAATATTTTTAGAGCACAGAATGCTTTACAATATAAAAGATAATGTTCCGGAAGGAGAGTGGACAGTGCCGTTTGGTAAGGCAGAGGTAAAACATGAGGGAAAAGACATTACCATTGTCGCCACATCCCTTATGGTCCATAAGGCATTGGAAGCGGCAAAAGAGCTTGCTGATAGCATCAGTATAGAGGTTATTGATCCAAGAACATTGGTCCCGCTTGATATAGATACAATTCTGAAGTCAGTAAAAAAGACCTCTAAATTACTTGTTGTTCATGAAGCTCCTACAATAGCAGGAGTTGGTGCAGAAATAGTAAGACAGGTTGTAGAAAATGCATTTGATTATCTTGACGGAGCACCGCGTGTTCTCGGTGGTAGAAGTATTCCAATGCCTTACGCGCCAATACTGGAGAAAGCATGCACACCTCAAAAAGAGGGTATAGTCAAACTCATAAAAGAAATGATGTGATAATATGAAAATCTGTGCATTTCTTGGCAGTCCTAGAAAAAAGGGAAATACTGCCCGTGTATTAAATTGGATCTTGGAAGAGGCGAAAAATAATGGACATAAAATAGAGCTGGTATATCTTCAAGACCAGAAGATATCCGGTTGTAGAGAGTGTTTTGCTTGTCAGAAAATAGTTGACAGACCGGGATGTTCTATTAAAGATGACATGCAGAGACTATATCCAAAGATTTTAGAAGCGGATTGTATTTTGATTGCTACTCCTGTTTTTACGTGGTCTGTTTCTGCCCTGACAAAAGCATTTCTTGAACGAACATATTGTTTTGAGAAATTTTCTGAGGACGGTAGTTATATTTCCTTTGTGGAAGGCAAGAGATGCGGGCTTGTAGTAACAGCAGCTGGAGATGAATTTGAGGGAGCAGATTTAGTAGTTGAAAGCTACAAACGAATGGTTGAGTTTCACAGGATGAAAAATATCGGGCACCTTGTGGTCGCCAATATTCAGACAGAAAAAGATCTCGCAAAATCCGATATTAAGCAAAGAGCGAGACAATTTGGGAAAAGGCTGTGATTTTAACAGCGATTCGGGTTACTCTGAGCGGTAGCTGGTTTCAGTTGGCTACAGAAAGATAAATAATAGAAAGGGTTTAAAATGAGCAGAAAAGAAGTTGAGGTTTTATTCCTGTCAAGAGAAGATGTCGAAAGAAACATCGAGGTTAAAGAGG from bacterium includes the following:
- a CDS encoding alpha-ketoacid dehydrogenase subunit beta, which produces MRELTYLGALNEALREEMERDENVFLIGEDIGSFGGVFGVEKGLWEKFGEKRVRQTPISEDAIVGTAVGAAMTGLRPVAEIMYIDFITCCMDQVVNQAAKLRYMSGGKIKMPLVIRAQGGSGTAEAAQHSQSLEAWFVHTPGLKVVMPATVYDAKGLLKTAIRDDNPVIFLEHRMLYNIKDNVPEGEWTVPFGKAEVKHEGKDITIVATSLMVHKALEAAKELADSISIEVIDPRTLVPLDIDTILKSVKKTSKLLVVHEAPTIAGVGAEIVRQVVENAFDYLDGAPRVLGGRSIPMPYAPILEKACTPQKEGIVKLIKEMM
- a CDS encoding SDR family oxidoreductase, which translates into the protein MVNLENKIAIVTGAARGIGRGCALEMAKAGADIVVTDCAYPEESQEVAELVQKIGRKAIVVPLDVADRQEVKDMVQAVREKFGKINILVNNAAASVHKPFLEISVEDMAHVLNVSLWGVFHCSQLIASVMVEQGQGGKIIIISSLHASIPKINSLAYNTAKAAINQMGYTMAAELAQYHINVNVIEPGSTDTPGERAFYTEEEIKKEGEELPWGRLATIEDIGKATAFLASDAADYITGACLRVDGGFWLPWR
- a CDS encoding trimethylamine methyltransferase family protein; translation: MLSITKKEELRDKVCSMLSNVGMKVDCEEMKKILLGNGCSEAPNSRLKIPEELIKEFSTSQEKKSDKEDEKEFLEMTLEFGAAYTKFLLWSGRKDVVKKKLESEFITNIFDDGPTKLYDYKEHKEVPVNTEILTNMMKLAHAIPEVGYVPAWYRQDVPQETERISSLIEALKLTDKVGGVESISIGQVKYLIEIGDIMGENPKGCPYLHGSQCMTSPLMLEARSADEMIERKNRGVGRYYVASMITLGVSTPVSLSDSIILGAAEILGGMIAAYCLDPEAEITGRMITSVLDMKTANATMCRPEGAIVNAGVRELFDDFFGSQIRTTPDYMTTAKVPGLQAVYENFFSGSAFSKVMNLNEAFYPGVGVLNIAGAGSPTQAIMDIEIKKSQYFLRKQCEINDSSMDFKEFCEGISNGKEFLNSDYTLNHFRDIWSPSIFISGNAESGDEKSILDRCDEVWRGHLKNYKSRELPEEKRKALDDLLARAEKELLRKEE
- a CDS encoding thiamine pyrophosphate-dependent dehydrogenase E1 component subunit alpha; protein product: MDGEKLTKLLDLMYRIRFFEERTMVLFREGLIVGALHHYIGEEAIAAGACAAAEKHDYVVSTHRGHGHCIAKGADLKRMMAELMGRETGYSRARGGSMHIFSVEEGLLGGNGIVGGGLPIALGSALSGQYRESGQVTLCFFAEGAGARGTFHESLNLAALWKLPVVYICENNLWAATTYINYSLPIENIGDRASAYGIPGKVIDGNDVEEVYKTVDEAIKRAREGNGPTLIECKTYRHYPHCMVIPDTRPQDEVMEWKKKDPIPRFEKRLLEEKVITKTEMGKIKKKVKNMLDEAEEFARKSPLPAVETVEEGLWA
- a CDS encoding flavodoxin family protein yields the protein MKICAFLGSPRKKGNTARVLNWILEEAKNNGHKIELVYLQDQKISGCRECFACQKIVDRPGCSIKDDMQRLYPKILEADCILIATPVFTWSVSALTKAFLERTYCFEKFSEDGSYISFVEGKRCGLVVTAAGDEFEGADLVVESYKRMVEFHRMKNIGHLVVANIQTEKDLAKSDIKQRARQFGKRL